The following proteins are encoded in a genomic region of Nicotiana sylvestris chromosome 4, ASM39365v2, whole genome shotgun sequence:
- the LOC104214166 gene encoding tubby-like F-box protein 8, which produces MSFRSIARDIRDSIGSLSRRSFEVRLSGYNRGKSQSAVHELHDQPIVIQSSCWASLPPELLRDVIKRLEASESTWPARKHVVACAAVCRSWREMCKEIVQRPELCGKLTFPVSLKQPGFRDGTIQCFIRRDKANTTYQLFLCLSPALLVENGKFLLSAKRNRRTTCTEYVISMNADNISRSSSSYIGKLRSNFLGTKFIVYDMQPPYNSSSIPPPGGSRRFNSKKVSPKVPTGSYKIAHVTYELNVLGTRGPRRMNCVMNSVPASALEPGGIVPCQPELLPPNLEDSFRSMSFSKSIDTSTEFGSARFSDIGGPSEEDEQGKDRPLVLRNKPPRWHEQLQCWCLNFRGRVTVASVKNFQLIAATQRSAGAPTPAQPAQSSSDHDKIILQFGKVGKDMFTMDYRYPLSAFQAFAICLSSFDTKLACE; this is translated from the exons ATGTCTTTCCGCAGTATCGCTCGTGATATTAGGGATAGTATTGGAAGCTTATCTAGGCGGAGTTTCGAGGTTAGGCTGTCTGGTTATAACAGAGGGAAGTCTCAGAGTGCTGTCCATGAGTTGCATGACCAGCCTATAGTCATTCAAAGCAGTTGTTGGGCAAGCCTCCCACCAGAGTTACTTCGTGATGTAATTAAAAGACTGGAGGCCAGTGAGAGTACGTGGCCTGCTCGTAAACATGTTGTTGCATGTGCAGCTGTTTGCCGTTCATGGAGGGAAATGTGCAAAGAAATTGTTCAGCGTCCAGAGTTGTGTGGAAAGTTGACCTTTCCGGTCTCTCTTAAGCAG CCTGGTTTTCGAGATGGAACCATCCAATGCTTTATCCGAAGAGACAAAGCTAATACAACTTACCAACTTTTCCTTTGCCTTAGCCCTG CCTTGCTTGTAGAAAATGGCAAGTTTCTTCTTTCTGCAAAGCGTAATCGGAGAACCACTTGTACGGAGTACGTCATCTCTATGAATGCAGATAACATATCAAGGTCAAGCAGCTCTTATATTGGAAAACTGAG GTCAAATTTTCTGGGCACGAAGTTCATAGTTTATGATATGCAGCCACCGTACAACAGTTCTAGTATACCCCCACCTGGTGGAAGCCGGAGATTCAACTCCAAGAAAGTTTCTCCCAAAGTCCCTACAGGAAGCTACAAAATTGCACATGTTACTTATGAACTGAATGTGCTCGGCACCAGGGGCCCACGTAGGATGAATTGTGTCATGAACTCAGTCCCTGCCTCGGCCCTTGAACCGGGAGGCATTGTCCCATGCCAACCTGAACTTCTCCCTCCCAATCTTGAAGACTCATTTCGGAGCATGTCCTTTTCAAAATCCATTGATACTTCAACAGAATTCGGCAGCGCTCGGTTTTCGGATATTGGGGGTCCAAGTGAAGAAGATGAACAAGGGAAGGATAGACCTTTGGTTCTCCGGAACAAGCCGCCTAGATGGCATGAGCAGCTGCAGTGTTGGTGTCTGAATTTCAGAGGGAGGGTAACCGTCGCTTCTGTCAAGAATTTCCAGCTGATTGCTGCTACACAGCGTTCAGCCGGTGCCCCAACACCAGCACAACCGGCTCAGTCATCATCAGATCATGACAAGATTATCTTGCAGTTTGGTAAGGTTGGCAAAGATATGTTTACAATGGATTACCGGTATCCTTTGTCTGCATTTCAGGCTTTTGCCATCTGTTTGAGCAGCTTTGACACAAAGTTGGCATGTGAATAG